In Desulfotomaculum sp., a genomic segment contains:
- a CDS encoding carnitine dehydratase, translating to MAAKPLDGVRVLDLTRILSGPYCTAILANLGAEVIKIEIPGKGDDSRAFTPYVHGESAYFMSYNNQKKSITLDLKKEQGKEIFLEMVKHSDVVVENFRTGIMEKLDIGFEKMSGINPNIIHASLSGFGSTGPFKERAAYDIIVQAIGGVMSLTGPEGGEPLRSGISIGDIGAGLYTAIGVIAALYGRERGQGGQQVDVAMLDCLVAFMGNYLSQYKVTNKIPLRIGNKHHSLAPFASYKTSDSTIVMAAGNDKLFSMLCKCLGREDLITDPRFATNILRVQNKYDLDEILGNIFLTNTSVYWVRLFEEKGIPCGRVNTVKELIEHPYMWGQDMVLEVEHPVAGKFLTAGFPIKFSKTLCRIEKPAPVLGQHTREVLSEMLGMTDDEMRSLAESGVIGTMETPVEKE from the coding sequence TTGGCGGCCAAACCATTGGATGGCGTTCGCGTACTTGACTTAACACGTATACTGTCAGGCCCTTACTGTACAGCCATTCTGGCCAACCTGGGAGCAGAGGTTATTAAGATAGAAATCCCCGGCAAGGGGGACGACAGCCGTGCTTTTACTCCTTATGTTCACGGTGAAAGCGCCTATTTCATGAGCTACAACAACCAGAAGAAAAGCATCACTCTAGATCTGAAAAAAGAACAGGGCAAAGAAATTTTCCTTGAAATGGTCAAACACAGCGACGTAGTAGTTGAAAACTTTCGAACAGGAATTATGGAGAAGCTGGATATTGGCTTTGAAAAAATGTCTGGAATCAATCCCAATATAATACATGCATCTCTCTCGGGGTTTGGAAGCACAGGCCCTTTCAAGGAAAGAGCGGCATATGATATTATTGTGCAGGCAATTGGAGGCGTAATGAGCCTGACTGGTCCTGAGGGAGGAGAACCTCTGCGTTCCGGAATCTCCATTGGTGATATTGGCGCAGGTCTTTATACGGCCATCGGTGTAATTGCAGCCCTTTATGGCCGTGAAAGAGGCCAGGGCGGCCAACAGGTTGATGTGGCCATGCTTGACTGTTTGGTGGCTTTTATGGGGAACTACCTCAGTCAATATAAAGTTACTAACAAAATCCCCTTAAGGATTGGCAACAAACACCATTCGCTGGCTCCCTTTGCTTCTTATAAAACCTCTGATTCTACAATTGTTATGGCTGCAGGAAACGACAAACTGTTTTCCATGTTGTGCAAATGTCTGGGAAGGGAAGACTTAATCACTGACCCGCGTTTTGCCACGAACATACTGCGTGTCCAGAATAAATATGATTTGGATGAGATACTCGGGAATATTTTTCTTACAAATACAAGCGTTTACTGGGTAAGGCTGTTTGAAGAGAAAGGAATTCCCTGCGGCCGCGTCAATACTGTCAAAGAACTAATTGAACACCCTTATATGTGGGGACAGGATATGGTTTTGGAAGTTGAACACCCGGTTGCCGGAAAATTTTTAACGGCCGGTTTTCCGATTAAGTTTTCCAAAACACTCTGCCGGATTGAAAAGCCGGCCCCGGTTCTAGGCCAGCATACCAGGGAAGTTCTTTCTGAAATGCTGGGGATGACGGATGACGAAATGCGGTCACTGGCAGAAAGCGGTGTCATTGGAACTATGGAAACGCCGGTTGAAAAAGAATGA